The Leptolyngbya sp. FACHB-261 genomic sequence GCCTATTTTCTTTCGGCAGTGGCGGGTAGGTGAGCAGGGCAAGTTATTTCAAGTTCTCAAGTTCCGCACAATGGTCGTGAACGCTGAGCAGTTGCACCATCAAGTGATGGGTAAACAACAGGGTTTACACAAGCGGGAGGATGATCCCCGCATTACCGCTTCAGGACGGTGGATGCGCAAGTACAGCTTGGATGAGTTGCCGCAGTTAATTAATGTGCTGCGAGGGGAAATGAGTTTGGTAGGTCCTCGGCCTTGGGCTTTGTATGATGCAATTCGGATTAGCCCGGAGGGACAGAAAAGATTGAATGCGCTGCCGGGTATTACTGGAGCTTGGCAGGTGGAGGCTCGCTCAACGTTGTTGGATTTGGATACGGTGAATCGTTATGACTTGGAGTATTTAGATGAGTGGTCCCTGTGGCGAGACTTTGAAATTCTACTCATGACAATTCCTAAGGTACTTTCAGGATTTGGAGCCTACTAGTTAGATCGTTGAGAACAATAATTTCTCAAGCTTCCAACTTCTAAACTTATTTCTGTTGAGTGTTATAATCTAGCGAAGCCTATCGATTGCATAGTGGCTAACGAATATCTTATGGTAGTCTATTACCCCTCTTTCAATCCTTTTCACGATTGAGCACAAAGGCACTGCTTCTTGGCCCTATTGTTGGAGAAAACCTAAATGTTTGGTGTCACTGTAAACCACTTCCATAAGCAAAATTACCCTGCATCAGTTAAGAAGTCTACAGAATTCTCACTAGCACTCCTAAAAAATTGCCCAGAGGTGACCTCAATAATTCTGGTGGATGGCTCAACCGAACAAGATTTAGAATTGAAAAATTACTGTGAATCTCTAGGTGTAATTTACAAACATGCTGGGAGGTTAATGTCATTCGCAGAGGCCTATAATTATGGAGCAAGCTTCTTAAAAGAGGACTGGATTACTACAATGGCATCTGATATTTACGTTTATCCGGACACCTTTTCCAAGTTCAAAGAGTTCATAGAAAAGCATAAGCACCTAAGTATTGGATGCCTGATTCCATATTTATCGACAAGTGATTTTCCAGTACAACAAACCTCCCAAACAGCTAGAAGGCACAACTGTTATGCTTCTGTAATGACCTTTAATCTGAACATATTTCCAAAGCATGTATTCAAAAGTATTGGAGGTTTGTCCACAAAATACACTGGTAACTTCAATGACATCAAGGCAAGTTTAGAGTTGCAGAGGCTAGGCCTGGAGATTTTTCTTGTAGATGTATATGTACAGCATTATGGGAGTTTGACGCTCCGCCATGGCAGTAATGCCAGCAGTAGTCAACATGACAAAGAAAGATTTTACCTAGAGCATCCTGAGCTTACGTGTGAAGGCGGACTTTGGAATTTAAGACTTGACTATTTTTTCCGCAGCCCTATTATTAAATATATATATCGTCTTTCTAGTAATATTCGAAATCGAAATGTTAGGGAGAGATTGATAGGACTTGGAGGGTGGGTGTATAGATTTGTTCCTAGGCTTCAGCGAATTGATTCTTAGACGTTTAGCCTTGACAAAAAAACAACTGAGGTAGCATCAGCTCTAGTGCAGAGCTGATGCTATAGTGTCGTAAATTCCATTTTCCGTGTAGACCCATTGAGAGAAAATTCAGGTGTTCAGAACTAGCCTTAATTGTTCATTAACAAGCAGGCTTCTAGATAAGTCATGAGCAAAATGCCTATAAAGATCTCAGCTTGGGTTAAAAAGAAGGCTGTTAAAATTACCTCTTGGCCGAATAAAGTTGACACTGCTGTTCTTTATATTGAGGTAAGAAATGAGTAGTTTTCTCACTAAAGCTGTTAAAAATTCTACATGGACAGGAATTGGATCACTTGGTACCGCGATTCTAGGTTTTCTATTCGCAGGTACCACTATCCGCTGGTTGGGAGAGGCAGAGGCAGGGTTTGCCATTGCTATTAGCACCATTGCTGGAATTAACAATACTTTTAGTGGCTTAGGTTTAGGTGCTGCTGCTACTCGAGTTATCAGTAGAGCTTATGCTGAAAACGATACCGAAACGATAAAAAAAGTGACTGGCGTTTGTTTCTCAGTATCACTTGCTTTTGGTCTTTTAGGGTTTCTTTTATTTACTGGAGGTGCCTCAGCCATCGTGGGTTGGGCAAAGTATGAGGGCGATCCTACCAAAGGGCAATGGTATTGCATCTTAGCTGGTTTATTCTTTCTCTTTAGTCAAATCTCAAACTACTTCATCATTTTACTGACCTCTATACAACGCTTTGATTGGGAGGCCAAGCTTGTTCTTGCTTTTAATTTAGCGAATGGGCTGGGTGGACTCATCTTACTCAGAATGTTTCCCAGTATTCTTACAATCGGCTTCACCTTAACCACAGTGTCTGCTATTCAAGCGTTGTCAGGGGGGCTGATCGTTGCGAAGTTATTTGGTTTTTATTCATTACCCTCTTGGCACAAGGCAACATTTTTAGAGCTTTGGTCTTTTGGACGCTGGATGTATTTAACTCAAATCATGGGTTCGCTGGCGAATGGACTAGACAAAGTTTTTCTAGTCTCCTTATTTGGTAGTGCCTCTTTGCCCTTTTATACCTTTGCTCAGAGAATCTATCAGACTGTTCATACTACGCTGGTGAGCCAAGCGAAATACTTGTTCCCCATGCTTGCAGCACAGGGAAAAGAGATTGATATAGTTGCTGAGAGAACCGAGGAGCGCTTGTGTTGGTTCATTAGCTTAATCGCTAGCCTTATCTACTCGGGGCTAATTATTGCTGGACCAGCTCTAATGACCGTTATTGTTAACATCCAGTTTGCTAGAAATGCTGCATTCCAACTGTTTATTTTCTCTTGCGTTGGCTACATTCAAGCTTATTCAATCGTGCCATTCTTCTTTGGTTTAAGCAAAGGTGACGCAAAGGGAAATTGGATATACCAAACTATCACCGGGGTTGGAATTCTTCCTCTTATAATCCTGTCGTCTCTTGTACTTGGCTTTAAGTATGCGGTCCTTGGAAATTTAATGATCTTAGTAGGGGTTATTTATCTTGCTCGACGTGGCAAAGCCAAAGTAGATTGGCAAACTTTCATGTTCCAGTTAGTCAGTCCTCTGTATTCATCCCTGCTGATAATGGGTCTAGCATGTGTAATACATCTTGTTCTAACTCTTCAGAACGCCACTGTTATTACACAGTTTGTGGCAATGGGGGCTTTTTATCTGCTGGTACTATTCTCAATTGCCCGTCTCGAACAGAAGTATCTAGGTGGAAGACATCGATTAGAAACGCTTGGGCGTGCTCTATCCTTGATTCTATCCAAGTTAGGACTCCCCAGCGAGTTTTTCTTGCGTATACTTGGCATTCCAGTTTTAAGTAAGTAGGAGTTATAGCAACCATTGAAGACTATCGCGCTTATTGACACTGCCTGGACTGGTCACCATCCAACCTATTTCAAGCTTTTTACTAAGACTCTATTGGAATTGGGGCATCAGGTTATGGCTTTCTGTCCTGAGCCTGATCAATTAAGAGAGCAGATCAGTCAGAATTGTCCAATTTTGAGCGAGCGACTTCATGCATTTAAGATCTGTGAACCACAGCTCAGCCAATTTCCAATTCCGAAACTACGTGCAACACTCACTACGCTGGCACGGTGGCGTTCTGCCTCAGCTAGCCTTAGCAAGGCTATTGCAACAGTTGGAACTTCTCCTGACCTAGTCTTCTTCTGTTGGATTGATCATTATCTAGGAGCCTATCTGTTGAAATATTGGGTGGACAAAGTTTTCCCTTACCAATGGTCTGGGCTGTACTTCCATCCAACTTATTTAAGATTAGAACAAGAGCGTATACCCAAGAATTCTGCTCTTAAGTCTTCCTCCTGTTCAACTGTCGCGATCCTTGACGAGGGAGTTACCGAAAAACTAAAGGATGTTATGGGAGGAAAACCTGTCATAACGTTCCCTGACTTTACAGATGAATCCTCTCCTGATCTTGACTTTCCAGTTGTAGGGGAAATTCAGCGAAAAGCTAATGGAAGAACAATAGTCAGCCTACTGGGATCTCTGCAAAAACGAAAGGGCTTTTTAACCCTTCTAGAAATTGCTCAGAGATCAACGGAACGAGATTGGTTCTTCGTCTTCGCTGGCTATCTAAATGAAAATACCTTCTCTCCACAGGAGTTAGCCAGGATACAAGATTTTGTTGAAACAACACCATCAAACTGCCTTTTTCATTTTGAACGAATTCCTGATGAACCCCAGTTCAATGCTTTAGTTGATGTATGCGATATTTTATGGGTTGTGTACGATAATTTTCCTCATAGCAGCAATATGCTTGCCAAAGC encodes the following:
- a CDS encoding glycosyltransferase family 1 protein; its protein translation is MKTIALIDTAWTGHHPTYFKLFTKTLLELGHQVMAFCPEPDQLREQISQNCPILSERLHAFKICEPQLSQFPIPKLRATLTTLARWRSASASLSKAIATVGTSPDLVFFCWIDHYLGAYLLKYWVDKVFPYQWSGLYFHPTYLRLEQERIPKNSALKSSSCSTVAILDEGVTEKLKDVMGGKPVITFPDFTDESSPDLDFPVVGEIQRKANGRTIVSLLGSLQKRKGFLTLLEIAQRSTERDWFFVFAGYLNENTFSPQELARIQDFVETTPSNCLFHFERIPDEPQFNALVDVCDILWVVYDNFPHSSNMLAKAAVFQKPVLASNTFCIGERVRQFQLGLGIDEGDVDQGIKALAQLCGLSHKGSSSELQFGFESYKCLHSTKQLKIAFKAVLDLI
- a CDS encoding oligosaccharide flippase family protein, whose translation is MSSFLTKAVKNSTWTGIGSLGTAILGFLFAGTTIRWLGEAEAGFAIAISTIAGINNTFSGLGLGAAATRVISRAYAENDTETIKKVTGVCFSVSLAFGLLGFLLFTGGASAIVGWAKYEGDPTKGQWYCILAGLFFLFSQISNYFIILLTSIQRFDWEAKLVLAFNLANGLGGLILLRMFPSILTIGFTLTTVSAIQALSGGLIVAKLFGFYSLPSWHKATFLELWSFGRWMYLTQIMGSLANGLDKVFLVSLFGSASLPFYTFAQRIYQTVHTTLVSQAKYLFPMLAAQGKEIDIVAERTEERLCWFISLIASLIYSGLIIAGPALMTVIVNIQFARNAAFQLFIFSCVGYIQAYSIVPFFFGLSKGDAKGNWIYQTITGVGILPLIILSSLVLGFKYAVLGNLMILVGVIYLARRGKAKVDWQTFMFQLVSPLYSSLLIMGLACVIHLVLTLQNATVITQFVAMGAFYLLVLFSIARLEQKYLGGRHRLETLGRALSLILSKLGLPSEFFLRILGIPVLSK
- a CDS encoding glycosyltransferase family 2 protein: MFGVTVNHFHKQNYPASVKKSTEFSLALLKNCPEVTSIILVDGSTEQDLELKNYCESLGVIYKHAGRLMSFAEAYNYGASFLKEDWITTMASDIYVYPDTFSKFKEFIEKHKHLSIGCLIPYLSTSDFPVQQTSQTARRHNCYASVMTFNLNIFPKHVFKSIGGLSTKYTGNFNDIKASLELQRLGLEIFLVDVYVQHYGSLTLRHGSNASSSQHDKERFYLEHPELTCEGGLWNLRLDYFFRSPIIKYIYRLSSNIRNRNVRERLIGLGGWVYRFVPRLQRIDS
- the hepC gene encoding heterocyst development glycosyltransferase HepC; translated protein: MNASQIPMPQENSASHQVQVEDSCPNSVTFEQQQDRLFVGGSTQPSSQYLLLELKSLVNWLYRSSAQQIYLSPSLSEAKLKLWADGCAQTKRPAFIQVPLHSELPQKRRPVSWLFKRLIDRVAAALILLLVSPVMLGLALVVRVQSPGPIFFRQWRVGEQGKLFQVLKFRTMVVNAEQLHHQVMGKQQGLHKREDDPRITASGRWMRKYSLDELPQLINVLRGEMSLVGPRPWALYDAIRISPEGQKRLNALPGITGAWQVEARSTLLDLDTVNRYDLEYLDEWSLWRDFEILLMTIPKVLSGFGAY